In the genome of Leptospira saintgironsiae, one region contains:
- a CDS encoding DUF4145 domain-containing protein: MLRQMLTNLDLDRCPHCNVNQPNLIKASHFQTLSSDQRVRRDWVNYRCLRCGGVVLCEGRTHVQTTSDETFIEYLYPTSSVALDESIPSRAKEYLKQAIDSIVAPSGSIVLAASSVDAMLKNKGYKEGTLYGRIDRAASEHLITKDMADWAHEIRLHSNEERHSDEESELPTEDEATKCIEFALALAEFLFVLPSKVERGRKKILK; encoded by the coding sequence ATGCTTCGACAAATGCTTACTAATTTGGATTTAGATAGATGCCCACACTGTAATGTGAATCAGCCGAATTTAATTAAAGCTTCGCATTTTCAAACTCTATCTTCCGATCAGAGAGTGCGCCGTGACTGGGTAAATTATCGATGCCTTCGTTGCGGTGGGGTTGTTTTATGTGAAGGACGTACGCACGTTCAAACGACGAGTGATGAAACATTTATAGAATATTTATATCCAACTAGTTCAGTGGCTCTTGATGAATCTATTCCTTCGAGAGCTAAAGAATATTTAAAGCAAGCGATTGATAGTATCGTTGCGCCTTCAGGTTCAATTGTTCTAGCTGCAAGCAGCGTAGATGCTATGCTTAAAAACAAAGGATATAAAGAAGGAACACTTTACGGGAGAATCGATAGGGCGGCAAGCGAACACCTAATTACAAAAGATATGGCCGATTGGGCACATGAGATTCGCTTACATTCTAATGAAGAAAGGCATTCCGATGAGGAAAGTGAATTGCCAACTGAAGATGAAGCAACGAAGTGTATTGAATTTGCGTTAGCTCTTGCTGAGTTTCTGTTTGTCCTTCCTTCTAAGGTTGAAAGAGGCCGGAAAAAAATCTTAAAGTGA